CGCGACCGCATCCTCGATTACCTTGAGGAACGCTACATCCCGAACCTGCGCCGCGATCTGATGACGGTCCGGCATTTCACGCCCTTCGATTTCCGGGATGAGTTGAACGCCCATCACGGCAGCGCCTTCTCCATCGAGCCGATCCTGACGCAGAGCGCGTGGTTCCGCCCGCACAACCGCGACGAACGTCTGTCGAACCTCTATGTCGTGGGGGCGGGCACCCATCCGGGCGCGGGCATTCCGGGCGTCGTCGGCAGCGCCGAGGCGACGGCGGGGCTGATGATATGACCGATACCACCATTGCCGCCGCCGAGCAGTCGATCGCCAAGGGATCGGCCAGCTTCGCCGCCGCCGCCCGCCTGTTCGATCGCCGCACGCGCGAGGATTGCGTGATGCTCTATGCGTGGTGCCGCCACTGCGACGATGTGATCGACGGGCAGGATCACGGCATGGCGCAGACCGCCACCTTCCGCGAGGGGCAGGCCCAGCGACTGGCCGAGCTGCGCCAGCAGACGGCACAGGCGCTGGCCGGCACCCCCGAAGGCCCCGTCTTCGAGGCGCTGGCCCGCGTGGCCGAGCGCAATGCCATTCCCGCGCTTCATCCCAATCAGCTTCTGGACGGCTTTGCCATGGATGTGGCCGAGCGGCGCTACCGCACGATGCAGGATCTTCTGGATTACTGCTATCACGTCGCGGGCGTCGTGGGGGTGATGATGGCGCAGATCATGGGGGTGCGCGATCCAGCGGTGCTGGATCGGGCCTCCGATCTGGGCATCGGGTTCCAGCTGACCAACATCGCGCGCGATGTGATGGAGGATCGGGCCGCCGGGCGCTGCTACATCCCCGACGAGCTTTTGACCACGCGCGACCGCGACGACCTCTATCGCGCGGCGCTGCGCCTTCTGGACGAGGCGGAGGCCTATTACGACAGCGCCCTTGCCGGGATGGGCCGCCTGCCGCCCCGCTCGGCCTTGGCCATCGCGGCGGCGCGGCGCGTCTATCGTGCGATCGGGCTGAAGCTGCGGGGGGGCGGCCCGGCGGCCTGGGATCGGCGCATCAGCACCACCAAAGCGGAAAAGGCGGCGATGTTCGCCGCCGCCCCTTCGGATGTGCTGCGCAGCCGGTTTCGGGCGGAACGCCCGCGGCAGGGGCTTTATCAGCGCCCTTCCTGAACGTCCTTCACGACATCGGGGTTCGTACGTTTGTTCTGGCCCAGTTCCTGCGCCAACTCCTTCACGGGCCGTGCATAGATGAAACCGAAGGACACGCAGCCGTCCTTTCCATCCACCGCATGATGCAGCCGATGCGCCTGATAGAGGCGTTTGGCATAGCCCTTGCGGGGGATGTAGTTGAACGGCCAGCGTTTGTGCACCAGCCCGTCATGGGCGATGAAATACAGCGCCCCGTAAAGCGTCACCCCGATCGCGAACCACGTCGCCGGCCCCCAGAGATAGTGGCCCACGAGGAACAGCCCGATCGCGATCACCGCGAAGACGACGGCGTACATGTCGTTCATCTCGAACGGGCCATGCGTTTCTTCGTGGTGGGATTTGTGCCAGCCCCAGCCCCAGCCGTGCATGATGTATTTATGGGCGGCCCATGCCACCCATTCCATGAAGCCGACCGTCGCGATGATCACGACACCCGGCAGGATCCATTCCGTCACTGCGTCACCCTTTCGTCCCGCGGCGCCGACACCCGCGCCGCCAGCAGGTCACGATCGAACACCTGTCCGATCATCCATTGCCACGGCCCCGAATCCACATCCGCCGCATCCAGCGAATGCTGGGCCCGCAGCAGCAGGTCGAGGCAGCGGCGCAGGGCCCGGTCGGTCCCCAGTTCGGCCACCAGCGTCGCCTTGCCTTCGTCCTTGCCCACATCCTTGCCGAATTCCTCGGCCGTCTTGGTCACGTCCCCCAGATCGTCGGCGATCTGGAAGGCCTGGCCCAAATCTTCGGCAAAGCGGCGCAGATGCTGGCGCCGCGCGATGCCATGCCCCGCAAGGATCGACCCCATCTCCACCGCCGCGACCAGAAGGACGCCCGTCTTCATGCGGTTCACGCGGGCGATGCGGTCCAGCACGGTGGAACCCACCCGATCCTCGGGGGCGAAACCGTTCACGTCGTATTCCTGCCCAGCCACGAGGCCCGCCCAGCCGATCGCATGGGACAGCGCCGCCACCAGATCGACCCGCCGCGCCGAATCCGTGCCCATGCCCGCCACGATGCCGAAGGCGTGGTTCATCAGCCCGACCGCGCCCAGAATCGCCGTCGCCTCGCCATAGGCCACATGCGAGGCCGCCTGCCCGCGCCGAAGTGCCGCATCATCCATGCAGGGCAGATCGTCCAGAATCAGCGAGGCCGAATGCACCATCTCCAAGGCGCAGCCGGCATCGAGGATGTCCGAATCCTCGGCCCCTGCCCCGGCCAGATGCACCAGAAACGGCCGCATCCGCTTGCCCGACGCCATGATCGCCCCCGTGGAGGCCGCCATCAGCCGCGCCGGTGCGCCCGCGGGCGGCACCATATGCGTCTGCATCCGCCGCTCCAGCGCAAGGCGGAAGGCGGCGAAGCGCTCGGCATGGCAGCCGCTGTGCAGTAGATCTGGCGTGATGTTCATCGTGTCGGATCGCTTGGGTTTGCCGCGGCTGTCATCCTCCACTATCTGGAAGGAACCACCCGCATGTCAAACCCTTGATCGGAGAGCGCGCCCCATGACCAGCCAGCGCAAGTCGCAGCATCTGGACATCGTGCTGGAAGGGCGGGCCGCGGGCGACGGCCGGACCGGCCTCGAATCCGTGCGTTTCGCGCATGTGGCGCTGCCGGAACTGCATCTGGACCGGATCGATCTTTCGACGGTCTTTCTGGGCCGCAAGATTGCGCTGCCCTTTCTCGTCAGTTCCATGACCGGGGGGCCGGCGCGGGCGGCGGCGATCAACGCACGTCTGGCACAGGCCTGTCAGGCGGCGCGCGTGCCGCTGGCCGTCGGATCGCAGCGCGTCGCGCTGGAGGCGGGGGATGCGGGCGGGCTGGATCGCGGGTTGCGCGCCGCCGCCCCGGACATTCCGATCCTCGCCAATCTGGGCGCGGCGCAATTGAACCTCGGCTATGGGGCCGAACAGGCGCTGCGCGCCGTGGAGGCGATCGAGGCCGACGCCCTGATCATCCACCTCAACCCCCTGCAAGAGGCGCTTCAGCCCGAGGGCGACCGCGATTGGCGTGGGCTGACGGCGCGAATCGGTGCGCTGGTGCGCGCGCTTCCGGTGCCGGTGATCATCAAAGAGGTGGGTGCAGGCCTCTCCGCCGCCGTGATCCGCACCCTGTCGGACGAAGGGGTCGCGATCTTCGATGTGGCCGGCAGCGGCGGCACCAGTTGGGCCGCGGTGGAGGGCGCACGCGCCGCCCACCCGCGCGACGCCGCCATCGCGGCGGCCTTCGCCGATTGGGGCATCCCCACCGCCACCGCCCTGCGTCAGGCGCGCGACATGTGCCCCAAGGCCACGATCATCGCCTCGGGCGGGCTAACGACGGGGCTGGATGCGGCGCGGGCCATCCGCCTGGGCGCGGATCTGGCGGGCTTTGCCGCCACGCTGCTGCCAGCCGCCCTTCACAGTGCCGAGGCGGTGGAGGAGACCTTCGCCGTGCTGGAGGGGCAACTGCGCGTCGCCTGCTTCTGCACCGGATCGCCCGATCTGACCGCGCTGCGCAAGGCCGCCCTGCTCTGAAGCCCCCTTCCGCGACGGGCGCGGCCCCGCTATATCGGCGCCATGTCTCAGAACCCGCCGAATCTCCGCCCCGATCTTGCCCCGAAGATCGCGATCGACGCCGCCCCGCGCAGCGGCCAGCCGACCATCGGCATGGTCAGCCTCGGCTGCCCGAAGGCGCTGGTGGACAGCGAACGCATCCTGACGCGCCTGCGGGCCGAAGGCTATGCGATCAGCCCCGATTACAAGGGCGCGGATGCGGTGATCGTGAACACCTGCGGCTTCCTCGATTCGGCGAAGGCCGAAAGCCTCGATGCCATCGGCGAGGCGCTGCGCGAGAACGGCAAGGTTCTGGTGACTGGCTGCCT
This DNA window, taken from Falsirhodobacter algicola, encodes the following:
- a CDS encoding sterol desaturase family protein, translated to MTEWILPGVVIIATVGFMEWVAWAAHKYIMHGWGWGWHKSHHEETHGPFEMNDMYAVVFAVIAIGLFLVGHYLWGPATWFAIGVTLYGALYFIAHDGLVHKRWPFNYIPRKGYAKRLYQAHRLHHAVDGKDGCVSFGFIYARPVKELAQELGQNKRTNPDVVKDVQEGR
- a CDS encoding phytoene/squalene synthase family protein, whose translation is MTDTTIAAAEQSIAKGSASFAAAARLFDRRTREDCVMLYAWCRHCDDVIDGQDHGMAQTATFREGQAQRLAELRQQTAQALAGTPEGPVFEALARVAERNAIPALHPNQLLDGFAMDVAERRYRTMQDLLDYCYHVAGVVGVMMAQIMGVRDPAVLDRASDLGIGFQLTNIARDVMEDRAAGRCYIPDELLTTRDRDDLYRAALRLLDEAEAYYDSALAGMGRLPPRSALAIAAARRVYRAIGLKLRGGGPAAWDRRISTTKAEKAAMFAAAPSDVLRSRFRAERPRQGLYQRPS
- a CDS encoding polyprenyl synthetase family protein, with product MNITPDLLHSGCHAERFAAFRLALERRMQTHMVPPAGAPARLMAASTGAIMASGKRMRPFLVHLAGAGAEDSDILDAGCALEMVHSASLILDDLPCMDDAALRRGQAASHVAYGEATAILGAVGLMNHAFGIVAGMGTDSARRVDLVAALSHAIGWAGLVAGQEYDVNGFAPEDRVGSTVLDRIARVNRMKTGVLLVAAVEMGSILAGHGIARRQHLRRFAEDLGQAFQIADDLGDVTKTAEEFGKDVGKDEGKATLVAELGTDRALRRCLDLLLRAQHSLDAADVDSGPWQWMIGQVFDRDLLAARVSAPRDERVTQ
- the fni gene encoding type 2 isopentenyl-diphosphate Delta-isomerase; this translates as MTSQRKSQHLDIVLEGRAAGDGRTGLESVRFAHVALPELHLDRIDLSTVFLGRKIALPFLVSSMTGGPARAAAINARLAQACQAARVPLAVGSQRVALEAGDAGGLDRGLRAAAPDIPILANLGAAQLNLGYGAEQALRAVEAIEADALIIHLNPLQEALQPEGDRDWRGLTARIGALVRALPVPVIIKEVGAGLSAAVIRTLSDEGVAIFDVAGSGGTSWAAVEGARAAHPRDAAIAAAFADWGIPTATALRQARDMCPKATIIASGGLTTGLDAARAIRLGADLAGFAATLLPAALHSAEAVEETFAVLEGQLRVACFCTGSPDLTALRKAALL